From Leifsonia sp. fls2-241-R2A-40a, one genomic window encodes:
- a CDS encoding MFS transporter, producing the protein MRKYNNLDTKSSRAVRVEATTVLPTTAGPAAGPQNQEVNGPDLVAPPLKRVSASFLFWITVANFGASLALMVPLTYSLAVRVTQLAPGHEEVLGYVTGTAQLIYLVLSPLLGVWSDRLRSPFGRRTPFIVVGSLVGLVAVAFIAVAPNIFLVGVGWVVGLLGWATAGQGIQTLLADRVPEEQRGRASALTGVTTQIAPVFGIGIAYAVVSSTLMIFVLPAVIGLVLILAFVFIKREGSSRDIVRNDTVGVRTLFSSYVFNPRKYPDFGWNWLGRFIFFMGLYFNTTFGTFFYAQRLHIPVVQVAGVVAAIGIIGVIAAAGGALLGGFLSDKLGRRKLFTLIGSLLFVAGACVEAFAHSLLPLIVGSVIMQLAIAAFSVVDQAIVFAVLPSRAEAGRYLAVVAFAQKIPSAIAPLIAPLIITIGAVGADKNYTALYLIGAVFALIGGLIIFTKVKAVR; encoded by the coding sequence ATGCGCAAGTACAACAACCTCGACACGAAATCGTCGCGGGCCGTCCGAGTGGAAGCGACCACGGTCCTGCCGACCACCGCCGGGCCCGCCGCAGGGCCCCAGAACCAGGAAGTGAACGGGCCGGACCTCGTCGCCCCGCCCCTGAAGAGGGTGAGCGCAAGCTTCCTGTTCTGGATCACGGTCGCCAACTTCGGCGCCAGCCTGGCGTTGATGGTGCCACTGACCTACTCCCTCGCCGTGCGCGTCACGCAACTGGCTCCCGGCCACGAGGAGGTACTCGGGTACGTCACTGGAACGGCCCAGCTGATCTACCTGGTCCTCAGCCCGTTGCTCGGCGTCTGGAGCGACCGCTTGCGCTCGCCGTTCGGCCGGCGCACCCCGTTCATCGTCGTCGGATCGCTGGTCGGCCTGGTCGCCGTCGCCTTCATCGCGGTCGCCCCGAACATCTTCCTCGTCGGGGTCGGCTGGGTCGTCGGTCTGCTCGGCTGGGCCACGGCGGGACAGGGGATCCAGACCCTGCTCGCCGACCGGGTCCCGGAGGAGCAGCGCGGACGTGCGTCCGCACTGACCGGGGTGACGACGCAGATCGCACCGGTATTCGGCATCGGCATCGCTTATGCGGTGGTGTCATCCACCCTGATGATCTTCGTGCTTCCCGCTGTCATCGGTCTGGTGCTGATCCTGGCGTTCGTGTTCATCAAGCGCGAGGGCAGCTCGCGGGACATCGTCCGCAACGACACCGTCGGAGTGAGGACGCTGTTCAGCTCTTACGTGTTCAACCCGCGCAAGTACCCGGACTTCGGCTGGAACTGGCTCGGGCGATTCATCTTCTTCATGGGGCTGTACTTCAACACGACGTTCGGGACGTTCTTCTACGCCCAGCGCCTCCACATCCCCGTCGTCCAGGTCGCCGGCGTGGTCGCGGCGATCGGGATCATCGGCGTGATCGCGGCGGCCGGCGGCGCGCTGCTGGGCGGGTTCCTCTCCGACAAGCTGGGCCGCCGAAAGCTCTTCACCCTGATCGGATCGCTGCTCTTCGTCGCCGGCGCGTGTGTCGAGGCGTTCGCCCACTCGTTGCTCCCCTTGATCGTCGGTTCGGTCATCATGCAGCTGGCGATCGCCGCCTTCAGCGTCGTCGATCAGGCGATCGTCTTCGCCGTCCTGCCCAGCCGAGCCGAGGCCGGTCGTTACCTCGCGGTGGTCGCCTTCGCCCAGAAGATCCCGAGCGCCATCGCGCCGCTCATCGCCCCCCTGATCATCACCATCGGCGCGGTCGGAGCGGACAAGAACTACACCGCGCTCTACCTGATCGGCGCGGTCTTCGCGCTGATCGGCGGCCTCATCATCTTCACCAAGGTCAAGGCGGTCCGCTGA
- the manD gene encoding D-mannonate dehydratase ManD, with protein sequence MRIDKAEVIVTSPDRNFVTLKLTTDDGLTGLGDATLNGREQAVVAYLAEHVVPLLIGRDASRIEDTWQFLYRSAYWRRGPVTMAAIASVDMALWDIKGKAAGMPVYQLLGGASRNGLLAYGHASGRDLSELFDSVREHQEKGYRAIRIQSAVPGLKSIYGIASNATYEANSGVRYDHEPAQRGGLPNEEDWDTRSYLRHIPTVFEAVRNEFGPELPLLHDGHHRMTPIQAAQLGKSLEPYDLFWLEDCTPAENQEALRLVRQHTTTPLAIGEIFNSVWDYQQIIREQLIDYVRSAVTHTGGITHLKKVLDYASQYQIKSGMHGPTDISPVGMAAAMHLGLAIHNFGIQEYMQHGEKTDAVFQQSYSWQDGFLHPGDKPGLGVDLDVDEAGKYPYIRAYLPYNRLADGTVHDW encoded by the coding sequence ATGCGCATCGACAAAGCCGAGGTCATCGTCACGAGCCCGGATCGCAACTTCGTGACGCTGAAGCTCACCACCGACGACGGACTGACCGGGCTCGGTGACGCCACCCTGAATGGTCGCGAACAGGCGGTTGTCGCCTACCTCGCCGAGCACGTCGTGCCCTTGCTGATCGGACGTGACGCCTCCCGGATCGAGGACACCTGGCAGTTCCTCTACCGAAGCGCCTATTGGCGACGTGGCCCGGTGACGATGGCGGCGATCGCGTCGGTGGACATGGCGCTGTGGGACATCAAGGGCAAAGCGGCTGGGATGCCGGTGTACCAGTTGCTCGGCGGCGCGTCCCGCAACGGCCTGCTCGCCTACGGCCATGCGTCCGGACGGGATCTGTCCGAACTGTTCGACAGCGTGCGCGAACACCAGGAGAAGGGTTACCGGGCGATCCGCATCCAGTCGGCCGTGCCGGGGCTCAAGTCGATCTACGGGATCGCGTCGAACGCCACCTACGAGGCCAACTCGGGCGTGCGGTACGACCACGAGCCCGCCCAGCGCGGCGGCCTGCCCAATGAGGAGGACTGGGACACCCGCTCCTACCTCCGGCACATTCCGACCGTGTTCGAGGCAGTGCGTAACGAGTTCGGACCGGAGCTGCCATTGCTGCACGATGGGCATCATCGGATGACGCCCATCCAGGCTGCGCAGCTCGGCAAGTCGCTCGAACCGTACGACCTGTTCTGGCTCGAGGACTGCACCCCGGCCGAGAACCAGGAAGCGCTTCGACTGGTTCGCCAGCACACGACGACGCCTCTGGCGATCGGCGAGATCTTCAACAGCGTCTGGGACTACCAGCAGATCATCCGCGAGCAGCTCATCGACTACGTCCGCTCAGCTGTCACCCACACTGGCGGAATCACGCACCTCAAAAAGGTGCTCGACTACGCCAGCCAGTACCAGATCAAGTCCGGCATGCACGGCCCGACCGACATCTCCCCGGTCGGGATGGCCGCCGCGATGCACCTCGGACTGGCCATCCACAACTTCGGCATCCAGGAGTACATGCAGCACGGCGAGAAGACAGATGCCGTGTTCCAGCAGTCCTACAGCTGGCAGGACGGGTTCCTGCACCCCGGCGACAAGCCCGGACTCGGCGTCGACCTCGACGTGGACGAGGCCGGCAAGTACCCCTACATCCGCGCCTATCTGCCCTATAACCGGCTCGCCGACGGCACCGTCCACGACTGGTAG
- the uidA gene encoding beta-glucuronidase, protein MLSTRTTPTRDVIGLDGLWRFALDAAVGAEPWTARLDTELEAPVPASYNDLFVDPAIRDHVGIVWYQRDVRVPRGWTGERIVLRFGSVTHSALVYVNDALVAEHVGGYTPFEADLTEAIHAGEEFRLTVAVDNRLTNVTIPPGSVTTGPDGRQKQTYFHDFYNYAGIARSVKLYSTPRSYVEDITVITGIDGAAGTVDYSVRIGGVDDAGVASRVRVLDEAGVQVAAAGGPAGSLRIHDVRLWKPGAAYLYDLVVELAAGDELVDSYTLPFGVRTVEVRGTEFLINGEPFYFTGFGKHEDTPVRGKGHDDAYLVHDFQLLEWTGANSFRTSHYPYAEEVLDFADRHGIVVVDETAAVGLNLGVQGGLTGIPPTPTFAEENFGGETKNVHAQHLRELIARDKNHPSVVMWSIANEPASNEEGSREYFEPLVNLARELDPTRPLTYAAVMFATPANDKIGDLFDVLSINRYYGWYVFTGDLTTAESVLEQELRGWVQRFGKPIMMSEYGADTQPGLHSVWDMPWTEEYQTDLLATYHRVFDRIPEFVGEHIWNFADFMTGPGIHRVDGNKKGVFTRDRKPKGAAFSLRSRWRGLDGRKPGSDS, encoded by the coding sequence ATGCTCAGCACCCGAACCACCCCGACCCGCGACGTCATCGGCCTCGACGGCCTCTGGCGGTTCGCACTCGACGCCGCTGTCGGCGCCGAGCCGTGGACGGCCCGCCTCGACACCGAGCTGGAAGCGCCGGTCCCTGCCAGCTACAACGATCTCTTCGTCGACCCGGCGATCCGCGATCACGTCGGCATCGTCTGGTACCAGCGCGACGTGCGAGTCCCGCGCGGCTGGACGGGCGAAAGGATCGTCCTCCGCTTCGGCTCCGTGACCCACTCCGCCCTGGTCTACGTGAACGACGCGCTCGTGGCGGAGCATGTCGGCGGCTACACGCCCTTCGAGGCCGACCTCACAGAGGCGATCCACGCGGGCGAGGAGTTCCGCCTGACTGTGGCCGTGGACAACCGGCTCACCAACGTGACGATCCCGCCCGGCTCGGTGACCACCGGACCGGACGGCCGCCAGAAGCAGACCTACTTCCACGACTTCTACAACTATGCGGGCATCGCGCGTTCGGTGAAGCTTTACAGCACTCCGCGTTCGTACGTCGAAGACATCACCGTCATCACGGGCATCGACGGCGCAGCGGGAACGGTCGACTACAGCGTCCGCATCGGCGGCGTGGACGATGCCGGGGTGGCCAGCCGCGTCCGCGTGCTCGACGAGGCCGGCGTCCAGGTCGCGGCGGCGGGCGGCCCGGCCGGCTCACTCCGCATCCACGACGTGCGGCTGTGGAAGCCGGGCGCCGCCTACCTCTACGACCTGGTGGTCGAGCTGGCCGCCGGCGACGAGCTCGTGGACAGCTACACGCTCCCGTTCGGTGTGCGCACGGTCGAGGTGCGCGGCACCGAGTTCCTCATCAACGGAGAGCCGTTCTACTTCACCGGCTTCGGCAAGCACGAGGACACCCCGGTCCGCGGCAAGGGCCATGACGACGCGTATCTCGTCCATGACTTCCAGCTGCTGGAGTGGACGGGCGCGAACAGCTTCCGCACCAGCCACTACCCGTACGCGGAGGAGGTGCTCGACTTCGCCGACCGCCACGGCATCGTCGTGGTCGACGAGACCGCAGCGGTCGGGCTGAATCTGGGCGTCCAAGGCGGTCTCACGGGCATCCCGCCGACACCGACCTTCGCCGAGGAGAACTTCGGGGGCGAGACGAAGAACGTGCACGCGCAACACCTGCGCGAGCTGATTGCGCGCGACAAGAACCACCCCAGCGTGGTCATGTGGAGCATCGCCAACGAGCCGGCTTCCAACGAGGAGGGCTCGCGAGAATACTTCGAGCCGCTCGTGAACCTGGCGCGAGAGCTGGACCCGACCCGTCCGCTCACCTACGCAGCCGTCATGTTCGCAACTCCGGCGAACGACAAGATCGGCGACCTCTTCGACGTGCTGTCGATCAACCGCTACTACGGGTGGTACGTCTTCACCGGCGACCTGACGACCGCCGAATCGGTCCTCGAGCAGGAGCTGCGCGGGTGGGTGCAGCGGTTCGGCAAGCCGATCATGATGTCGGAGTACGGTGCAGACACGCAGCCCGGGCTCCACTCGGTGTGGGACATGCCGTGGACCGAGGAGTACCAGACCGACCTGCTCGCCACCTACCACCGCGTCTTCGACCGCATCCCCGAGTTCGTCGGCGAGCACATCTGGAACTTCGCCGACTTCATGACCGGTCCCGGCATCCACCGCGTGGACGGGAACAAGAAGGGCGTCTTCACCCGCGACCGCAAGCCCAAGGGCGCCGCGTTCTCATTGCGAAGCAGGTGGCGCGGCCTCGACGGGCGGAAGCCCGGCAGCGACTCCTGA
- a CDS encoding family 78 glycoside hydrolase catalytic domain, translating into MTESAPHGLRIDAGGDQFPVSGPTPRLSWLPTPDSTGHYEVSATVDDAPLEPARADGHRLNAWPWTPLRSGERVRWRVRVPGGEWSEEHTFEAGLFDTDWTADWISPPAPVDAVFGKRPGRALRRRFSLQRPVRRARLYSTALGVYEAFVNGDRVGTAELSPGSTSYDTTVYAQAADVASSLKSGDNALEIVLTDGWYQGQVGAFHARAAWTEGDDLAARAELHLLFEDGTTEVIRTDASWTSWSSPIVRAGLMDGQATDLTVEPSPLGRVRVDIVSTPPISWSPAPPVRRVAERAPISLTQLASGCWIADFGQNASGWTRLTDLGPRGSRTVIEHGEHLDPSGDLDMSHLDSEREGDGRVMLDQRDEVVSDGVAGSMFEPRHTVHGFQYARIQRDDLPLSADAITMQVVNTDLTPAGSFRCSDDDLNRLYEVADWSFRGNAVDIPTDCPQRERIGWTGDYQVFASTAVRLFDVHGFTRKWLQSVRDDQLEDGRIANFSPDGRQVKHHPELQVAQMTGSAGWGDAIVHVPWVLYEAYGDRDELAANWHAMTRWVDWALDTARTRRHPSRVQRSAEPLPHERYLWDGSFHWGEWCEPKERAADGTLIDPVQDDPMAWFMEDKGEVGTAYLYRSTATLARIGTVLGRETDAARYAETAERIRDAWRTEFLATDGRTVTDTQAAYVRALSFGLIPDALRAAAADRLVGLIRRAGTHLGTGFLSTADLLPVLVETGHSDVAYELLLQRTSPSWLGMLDRGATTIWEDWDGVDEDGQAFASLNHYSKGAVVRFLHTHLLGLDQDPESVAWESFVLRPIPGGGVTWAEGSHVTPQGTIEASWRIEGGVLTVAGRVPAATSGVVVLPDGRSIEVGPGPFTVTSQD; encoded by the coding sequence ATGACCGAATCCGCTCCGCACGGTCTGCGCATCGATGCGGGAGGTGACCAGTTCCCCGTTTCCGGGCCGACCCCGCGCCTCTCCTGGCTCCCCACCCCCGACTCGACCGGACACTATGAGGTCTCCGCGACGGTCGACGATGCCCCTCTCGAACCGGCCCGCGCCGACGGTCACCGGCTGAACGCTTGGCCGTGGACGCCACTGCGCAGCGGCGAGCGCGTCCGTTGGCGCGTCCGTGTCCCGGGCGGCGAGTGGAGCGAGGAGCACACGTTCGAGGCGGGGCTGTTCGACACCGACTGGACCGCCGACTGGATCTCCCCGCCCGCACCGGTGGACGCGGTCTTCGGCAAGCGGCCCGGCCGCGCCCTCCGGCGGAGGTTCTCCCTCCAGCGCCCCGTCCGGCGCGCGCGCCTCTACTCGACCGCGCTCGGCGTCTACGAGGCGTTCGTCAATGGCGACCGGGTCGGAACGGCGGAGCTCTCTCCCGGCTCCACCTCGTACGACACGACGGTGTACGCCCAGGCTGCCGACGTCGCATCGTCGCTGAAGTCCGGCGACAACGCCCTCGAGATCGTGCTCACCGACGGCTGGTACCAGGGCCAGGTGGGCGCCTTCCACGCTCGCGCCGCCTGGACAGAGGGGGACGACCTCGCCGCACGTGCCGAGCTGCACCTGCTGTTCGAGGACGGGACGACCGAGGTCATCCGCACCGACGCATCCTGGACCAGCTGGAGTTCTCCGATCGTCCGCGCCGGACTCATGGACGGGCAGGCGACCGACCTCACCGTCGAGCCGTCCCCGCTGGGCAGGGTGCGGGTCGACATCGTTTCGACGCCCCCGATCAGCTGGTCGCCGGCGCCACCGGTGCGGCGCGTCGCAGAACGCGCACCGATCTCGCTCACACAGCTGGCCTCGGGCTGCTGGATCGCGGACTTCGGGCAGAACGCCTCGGGATGGACGCGTCTGACCGACCTGGGCCCGCGCGGTTCCCGGACGGTGATCGAGCACGGCGAGCACCTGGATCCGTCGGGCGACCTCGATATGTCGCATCTGGACTCCGAGCGCGAGGGCGACGGCCGTGTGATGCTCGACCAGCGGGACGAGGTGGTCTCGGACGGCGTCGCTGGGTCGATGTTCGAGCCGCGCCACACCGTCCACGGCTTCCAGTACGCGCGCATCCAGCGCGACGACCTGCCGCTGTCCGCCGACGCGATCACCATGCAGGTCGTCAACACCGACCTGACGCCCGCCGGGTCGTTCCGGTGCAGCGACGATGATCTCAACCGGCTGTACGAGGTCGCCGACTGGAGCTTCCGCGGGAATGCGGTCGACATCCCGACCGACTGCCCGCAGCGTGAGCGGATCGGCTGGACCGGCGACTACCAGGTGTTCGCCTCGACCGCGGTGCGGCTGTTCGACGTGCACGGCTTCACGCGGAAGTGGCTGCAGTCCGTCCGGGACGACCAGCTCGAGGACGGCCGCATCGCGAACTTCTCGCCCGACGGCCGTCAGGTCAAGCACCACCCCGAGCTGCAGGTCGCCCAGATGACCGGGTCCGCCGGGTGGGGCGACGCCATCGTCCACGTGCCGTGGGTGCTCTACGAGGCGTACGGGGATCGCGACGAGCTCGCCGCGAACTGGCATGCGATGACCCGCTGGGTCGACTGGGCCCTCGACACCGCCCGCACCCGCCGCCACCCCTCCCGCGTGCAGCGGTCCGCCGAGCCGCTCCCGCACGAGCGGTACCTGTGGGACGGCTCGTTCCACTGGGGCGAATGGTGCGAACCGAAGGAACGAGCCGCCGACGGCACCCTCATCGACCCGGTGCAGGACGACCCCATGGCCTGGTTCATGGAGGACAAAGGCGAGGTCGGCACCGCTTACCTGTACCGCTCCACCGCGACGCTCGCGCGCATCGGGACCGTCCTCGGTCGCGAGACCGACGCGGCGCGCTATGCGGAGACGGCCGAGCGGATCCGGGACGCATGGCGCACCGAATTCCTCGCCACCGACGGCCGCACGGTCACGGACACGCAGGCGGCGTACGTGCGAGCGCTGAGCTTCGGGCTCATCCCGGACGCGTTGCGCGCAGCAGCTGCGGACCGCCTCGTCGGGCTCATCCGGCGGGCGGGCACTCACCTCGGCACCGGCTTCCTGTCCACCGCAGACCTGCTTCCGGTGCTCGTCGAGACCGGGCACTCCGACGTCGCCTACGAGCTGCTCCTCCAGCGCACCTCCCCGTCCTGGCTCGGGATGCTGGACCGCGGCGCGACGACGATCTGGGAGGACTGGGACGGTGTGGATGAGGACGGCCAGGCCTTCGCCTCGCTCAACCACTACTCGAAGGGCGCGGTGGTGCGATTCCTTCACACCCACTTGCTGGGTCTCGACCAGGATCCGGAATCGGTCGCCTGGGAGTCGTTCGTCCTGCGGCCGATCCCCGGCGGCGGCGTCACCTGGGCGGAGGGCTCCCACGTCACGCCGCAGGGCACGATCGAGGCGTCGTGGCGCATCGAGGGCGGCGTGCTCACCGTCGCGGGACGCGTCCCCGCCGCCACATCGGGTGTCGTCGTCCTCCCCGACGGTCGCTCCATCGAGGTCGGTCCCGGCCCGTTCACGGTGACGTCGCAGGACTGA
- a CDS encoding family 1 glycosylhydrolase has protein sequence MTTFPDGFLWGASTAPHQIEGNNLNSDFWVNEGRVPGMERSGDACDSYHRYREDMQLLADAGLNSYRFGIEWARIEPEPGLISHAELAHYSRMIDTAVELGLTPFVTLHHFTNPRWFAEQGGWTAPGAIDRFRSYVETATTILEDVEWVATMNEPNMLAMMTGMAVFMQQAQEHGEGWQSPTVDTDGPRPALPAPSPEIGRIFVEAHHAVRDIVRERTGAKVGWTVANRAFETRPGGEEKRRELEYIWEDLYLEGSRGDDFVGVQSYSAQWVNADGIEPYPQRPDNTLVGTAYRPDALGIAVRHTAEVTGGIPIVVTENGIATHDDARRIAYTDEALRHLGLAIADGVDVRGYLHWSLLDNYEWGHWDPTFGLIEVDRQSFVRTPKPSLGWLGDVARRNGRLDRAA, from the coding sequence ATGACGACCTTCCCCGACGGCTTCCTGTGGGGCGCATCGACTGCGCCGCACCAGATCGAAGGCAACAACCTCAACAGCGACTTCTGGGTCAACGAGGGCCGCGTCCCCGGCATGGAGCGGAGCGGCGACGCGTGCGACAGCTACCACCGCTACCGGGAGGACATGCAACTCCTCGCCGACGCGGGCCTGAACAGCTACCGCTTCGGCATCGAGTGGGCACGGATCGAGCCCGAGCCCGGCCTCATCTCCCACGCCGAGCTGGCGCACTACAGCCGGATGATCGACACGGCGGTCGAGCTGGGGCTCACTCCGTTCGTGACCCTGCACCATTTCACCAACCCTCGCTGGTTCGCAGAGCAGGGCGGATGGACCGCTCCGGGGGCCATCGACCGCTTCCGCTCGTACGTCGAGACCGCCACGACCATCCTGGAGGACGTGGAGTGGGTGGCCACCATGAATGAGCCGAACATGCTCGCGATGATGACCGGCATGGCCGTCTTCATGCAGCAGGCGCAGGAGCACGGCGAGGGCTGGCAGAGCCCGACCGTCGACACGGATGGGCCGCGACCGGCTCTGCCGGCGCCCAGCCCGGAGATCGGCCGGATCTTCGTGGAGGCGCACCACGCCGTGCGCGACATCGTGCGGGAGCGCACCGGAGCCAAGGTCGGCTGGACCGTCGCCAACCGGGCGTTCGAGACGCGCCCCGGCGGGGAGGAGAAGCGCCGTGAGCTGGAATACATCTGGGAGGACCTCTACCTGGAGGGCTCGCGCGGCGATGACTTCGTCGGCGTGCAGTCGTACTCCGCACAGTGGGTGAACGCGGACGGCATCGAGCCGTATCCGCAGCGTCCCGACAACACCCTGGTGGGAACGGCATACCGTCCGGACGCTCTCGGGATCGCGGTGCGCCACACGGCCGAGGTCACGGGCGGCATACCGATCGTCGTCACGGAGAACGGCATCGCGACGCACGACGACGCGCGCAGGATCGCCTATACGGACGAAGCCCTCCGGCACCTCGGCCTGGCCATCGCGGACGGGGTGGATGTGCGCGGCTACCTCCACTGGTCCCTGCTCGACAACTACGAGTGGGGCCACTGGGACCCGACCTTCGGCCTGATCGAGGTCGACCGCCAGAGCTTCGTGCGGACCCCGAAACCCAGCCTGGGCTGGCTCGGCGACGTGGCGCGCCGGAACGGCCGGCTGGACCGAGCGGCCTGA
- a CDS encoding mannitol dehydrogenase family protein gives MTSASTAPRLTHDALTDPGSVPPVRIVHLGLGAFHRSHQAWYTAHAADADWWGIAAFTGRRPEAAEVLAEQGCVYTLVERGPEDDRFEVIGSIVEASAADDIAGFLSTFASPQIAVVTLTVTEAGYRLNTAGELDLDDPDVRSDIRVLRDLLAKADPVVPDADAGPRTVIGRLALGLHHRRLADAPPLAIVPCDNLPENGSLVRGALHRLAREVDPALADWLPAGASFVSTSVDRITPRLEPSDRELVATATGWFDATPVVTEPFADWVLAGDFPSGRPHWETAGARFVDDITPWEARKLWMLNGAHTLLASSGRLRGHATVAEAFADPVCRAQVDQLWEEAARNLSSVETTQYRQALEERFANPRIVHRLDQIAEGSRTKIRVRIVPIAAAERAAGRSAVGCATAIAAWILQEPDGADLLATVRDLHPELAEDEEFTDTIQRILSAMEAARAPEKVGTNR, from the coding sequence GTGACCTCCGCATCCACCGCTCCGCGTCTCACACATGACGCGCTCACGGACCCGGGGAGTGTGCCACCGGTCCGCATCGTGCACCTCGGACTCGGCGCATTCCATCGCTCGCACCAGGCCTGGTACACGGCGCACGCCGCGGATGCCGATTGGTGGGGGATCGCCGCATTCACAGGTCGACGGCCGGAGGCGGCGGAGGTCCTGGCCGAGCAGGGTTGTGTCTACACCCTGGTCGAGCGCGGCCCCGAGGACGACCGGTTCGAGGTCATCGGGAGCATCGTCGAAGCGTCGGCGGCCGATGACATCGCCGGCTTCCTCTCGACGTTCGCATCCCCGCAGATAGCGGTCGTCACACTGACCGTCACAGAGGCCGGATACCGCCTGAATACGGCCGGTGAGCTGGACCTCGACGATCCGGACGTCCGCTCGGACATCCGTGTCCTTCGCGACCTGCTCGCCAAGGCGGATCCCGTTGTGCCGGACGCCGATGCCGGCCCTCGAACGGTCATCGGCCGCCTTGCGCTGGGCCTGCACCACCGGCGGTTGGCGGATGCACCACCCCTCGCCATCGTGCCGTGCGACAACCTCCCTGAGAACGGATCGCTGGTCCGCGGCGCCCTCCATCGGCTGGCGCGGGAGGTCGACCCCGCTCTGGCGGATTGGCTCCCGGCCGGCGCCTCCTTCGTCTCCACTTCGGTCGACCGCATCACGCCCAGGCTCGAACCGAGCGACCGCGAGCTGGTCGCCACCGCGACCGGGTGGTTCGACGCGACGCCCGTCGTGACCGAACCGTTCGCCGACTGGGTGCTTGCCGGAGACTTCCCGTCCGGGCGACCGCACTGGGAGACCGCCGGCGCACGCTTCGTCGACGACATCACCCCGTGGGAGGCGCGGAAGCTGTGGATGCTCAACGGCGCGCACACTCTGCTCGCGTCGTCCGGGCGGTTGCGCGGGCATGCGACCGTGGCCGAGGCGTTCGCCGACCCGGTTTGCCGCGCGCAGGTCGACCAGTTGTGGGAGGAAGCCGCCCGGAACCTCTCCAGCGTCGAGACGACCCAGTACCGGCAGGCACTCGAGGAGCGGTTCGCGAACCCGCGGATCGTCCACCGGCTCGACCAGATCGCCGAAGGGTCCCGCACGAAGATCCGGGTCCGCATCGTCCCGATCGCAGCGGCCGAGCGCGCCGCAGGCCGCAGCGCTGTCGGATGCGCGACCGCCATCGCCGCCTGGATCCTTCAGGAACCGGACGGGGCCGACCTCCTCGCGACGGTTCGGGACCTCCATCCGGAGCTGGCCGAGGACGAGGAATTCACCGACACCATCCAACGCATCCTGTCGGCCATGGAGGCCGCGCGGGCGCCCGAGAAAGTAGGAACGAACCGATGA